The genomic window AATTCGGGATGGGCAGCCACCATCAAATCCACTTGCGTGCCACCAGAACCAAGCCCACGCCCAACAGGGCCAGCAGCGCTGCCACACTCAGGCGGCGGTCTGTTCGCCAGTTGCTGACTGCCACGAACAGCGCCGCGATCACCGGCACCAGCATCAGCCAGTAGACCGCCCAGCGAGCGAAAGCGGGCCAGATCACGCCCACGATCAGCAGCGCCAGGCCCACGCCGAAGCCCAGCGGAAACAGCCAAACCGGCAGGCCCGCCGTTTCGAGTTTTTGAGGGTCGGCCTTCGATTTTTCGCTGATTGTCTTATCGCTCATAACCAATACTTCCATAGCATTTGCAGGGCGGTGAAAATCAGCAGTGCGCTGAACAGCACCTTGAGGTTTTGGGCGCTGATGCGGGTCGCCAAGTTGGTTCCGGCCCGCGCTCCTATCAAGATGCCTGCCGCCACTGCCGCCGCCAAGTGAAAGTCGAGCAGGCCGCCCGCGCTGTAAATCAGGGCGTTGGCCACAGCGGTCAGGCCCATGATGAAGGTGCTGGTGGCAATCGCCTCGCGGATGGGAATGCCCGCCAGCAAGTTCATCACCGGAACCTGCACCGTGCCGCCGCCGATGCCGAGCAGGCCGCTCATGATACCCGCAAAGCCCATCGCGGGCGGCACCAACTTGCTCGGCTCGCGCTCCTGCTCGATCCGCTTGAGGCCGCGCAAGAGGTTGTAGGCGCTGTAGAGCAGCAAGAAGGCGAAGACGGTGGCGACCGCTTTGGCCGGGAGAACCAGGCCCAGGTAACTGCCCAACGTGCCGCCGATGATGGTGTAAGGCGAAAGGAGGTAGCCGGTGCGGGCGCGAATCATGCCCTTTTGGAGGTAGCCTGCCGTGCCCGCCACGCCTACCGCCAGCACCCCGATTTGGCTGATCGCCACCGCCTGCGTGATGCTGATGGCGTGCCCGAACAGCGGCAAAACAAATTGCAGCGCCGGAACCACCACCACCCCGCCGCCCAGCCCCAGGATCGCGCCCAGCACGCCTGCCAAGAGGCCGATGGCAACAACGGCCAGAATCAAGCGCGGCTCCTAGCTACAGGTGTGCGGCTCATTTGGTGTCCGCTGCGGCTGCGGCCGCCGTTTCGTCGCTCAGCACCCTCAGGGCGGCGTCTAAGGTGGTGTCGTCGCCACTTTCGGTCAGCGCTCTTAAGTCGGTGGGGGCGCTGATGTCCGGCGTGATGTGATCCGGCAGCGGCTGGCCGTCTTCGTCGTAGGCCCGCAGCATGGTCAAGCTGAAAATGCCTTGATCCGGCAGCGGATAGAAATTCACGCCGCTGTTGCCCACCCCCTTGGTGGAGCTGCCGACGGCCTTGACGCCGCTCTTCTGAGCAAAAAAGGTAAAGACCTCAGCGCACGAGGCGGTGTTCTCGCCGATCAAAATGGCGGCTGGCCCGTTCCAAACGTGGCTCTGGTGATCGATCCGGGCGCTCAGGGCTGGAGCCTGCTCACCACCTAAGCCGCCGTAACTCCAGCCGCCGCCACGGAAACGGGCTTGGTAGACCACCGGCTTAAAAATACTGGCCGCAGCCACGCACTGATCGAGCCGCCCCCCACCGTTGTAGCGCAGGTCAATAACCAGTTCTCTGGCTCCAGCCTGCTGCGCTTCCTTGATTTTGGCCAAAAAGAGTGGAGCGCTGTCACCCGACAAGAAGGTAGGAAAATTGATGAGCGCCACGCCCGCTTTCGGAAAGCTCAGGCTCGGCTCGTCGCGGGCCTTCATCATTTTCGGTGTCACGCTGAGCAGCTTGAGAACCGACTTGGGGCGCTGCACGCTCAGCGTCATGGGGGTGCTGGCCCGCTCCAAGCGCACGAAAGCCAGCGAGTCCACCGGCTTGTCTTTGCCCGCCGCCGCGCCGTTGACCGACTGAATCAGGTCATAGAGGTTGACGCCGGCTTCTTCTGCCGGACTGCCCGGCTGCACGCCCACCACCAGCAAGCCTTCCGGCTGCTTGATGACCCGCAGGCCGGTGCGCGGCACGCTCATATCGTTTTGGACTTCGAGGAGGCGCTGAGCGCTTTCGGCGTCGCGGACGCTGGTGTGGTCGTCGTGAAACGTATCGAACATGTCTTTGAGCACGGCCCGGCCCGTGTCGAAGCTGCACGCCTCACCCTCAGGAGCGCAGCGCGTTTGCAGCTCGGCGGCGTATTTGTCGGTCAGGGCGCTGCGGTCAGTCTCTGACCAGCCGTAATACTCTTTTTGAAACAGCTCGCTGACCCGCCCAAACAAATCGCTGGCGGGGCTGGCCTGAGCGCTGGAAAGCAGGGCGAGGCCCAGCGTCAAGAAGGTGTTCTTCAATTTAGACACGGCCTAGCCTAGCGCGGCCCTGCGCCGCCGAAGTGTGAATGGAGGGGTATTGACAAAGGCGGCGCTCAGGCCGTTATGAAATAACCGCATGAAGCCTTTACGCCAACCTCTACGCCAACCGGAAAATTACTCCACCCGCAAATAAATAGCTTTGAGGTACTCGGCCTCAGTGAATGTGGCGTGGTGGTCGGGTGCGTGGCGGGTGGTGCGGAGTTCTTTCCAGTTGCGGCCACTACGCCGCGCCGAGGTGCGAACCGCTTCAAAAAATTCCTCGGCGCTGACGTGCGACGAACACGACGCGGCCATCAGCACGCCGCCGGGCCGCAGCCGCTCAAGGGCTTGGCGGCTCAGACGGCCGTAGGCGTGAACGGCTCCCTCTCGCTCGGTTTCGCGGCGGGCCAGCGAGGGCGGGTCGAGCACGATCAAATCGAACGGTTCACGGGTAAACGGCTCGCTGGTCTCGGCATCGGCCGGCAGAGTTTTGCCCAGCCAAGCGAACACGTCGGCCTGCACGGTGCGGTGAAAGCAGCGGGACACTCCCGGCATGCTGTAATTGAGAGCAAAGTTGCGCCGACTGCTCTCCAAGGCGTGCTTGCTGATGTCCACGCAGACCGCTTCGGCAGCGCCTGCCCGCGCCGAGGCCAGCGAAAAGCCGCCGGAAAACGAAAAGGCGTTGAGTACCCGCCGCCCGTCGCCCTGCTGCACCAGTTTTTCCACCATGCTGCCCACGATCCGGCGGTTCTCGCGCTGATCCAAGAAAAAGCCGGTCTTCTGGCCGCGCAGCACGTCGGCTTCGAAGTTCAGGCCGTATTCTTGAAAGATGATTGGCCCGCTGAGATCCTCGCCCAGCAGCACTTGGCCGTCCGAGAAGCCCTGCTCGGCAGCCAGCTTCTGGGTATTGCGGCTCAGGCGCAGCACCACCCGTAAGCTTGAGGACTCGGCCCCGGCCTGCGGCGGCACGTCTGCATTGGGTGCCGAATCGGGAGCCGAGTTGGAAAAGCCGTTGCCGAAGCGCCCCGAGAGCAGTTCCAGCAGCAGGCCGAGGTGCGGCAGCCAAGATGAGGTGTAGAGCTTGAGCACCAGCGTGCTGGCGTAGCGGTCGAGCACCAAGCCCGGCCAGCCGTCGCTCTCACCGTTGATCAGGCGGTAGCCGTCGGTATCGGGGCCGAACAGGGCGGCGCGGCGCTGCACCGACAGCTCCAGATGGCGCTTCCACCAAGCGGTGTCGAGGTTCAGCGGCGAACCGGCGTGCAGCACCCGCAGCCGCAGCGGAGAGTGAGGGTCGTACAGCCCCACCGCCAGAAAGCGGTCTTGCCTGTCGTAAATCACTGCCAACTCGCCGCTCTCGCCCTCGCGGTTTTGCTCGCGCACGCTGCTTTCGTACACCCACGGATGCCCGCGCCGGATGTGGCCCTCGGCGGCGGGCGTCAGGCGCAGGCGCAGGCGGGAGCGCTTGGGGCTGGCTGCCCCGCTGCCTGCGGCGTTGGGTTGGGTGGGCTGCTCTTCGTTCCTCATCTTTTCCTCTGCCATCTCGACTTCAAACCCTTCGACATTCAACCCATCCCAACTTCAAACAATTTGGGTACTCAGCATGTCCAGACCGTCGATCTCCACTTCCACCCGGTCGCCGCGCTCCAGCGGCCCCACGCCGGAAGGGGTGCCGGTCAGCACCACGTCGCCGCGCTCCAAGGTCACGTAGCGGGTCACGTAAGTCAGAATCTGCACCACATCAAAAATCATGAAACTGGTGCGGCTGTCCTGCTTGGTTTCTCCATTGATGCGCGTGCAAATCCGCACGTCCGTCGGGTCGAATTGGGTTTCCAAGCTCGGCCCCAGCGGGCAAAAACGGTCGGCGGCCTTGGCCCGGAACCACTGGAGATCGGTTTTTTGTTTGTCGCGGGCTGTCAGGTCAATGGCGCAGGTGTAACCCAAGATGGCGGCGGGCACTTCGACGGGCGTCAGGTTTTTGGCGGTCTGGCTGATGACCAGCGCCAGTTCGCCTTCAAAGTGAAAGTTTTCCGACCACTCCGGATAGGCCACGCTGCCGCCGTCTTCGGCTAGCGTGTTGGCAGCTTTGAGAAACAGACCCGGTTCACGCGGCAACTCGCCCGTGTCGTTGCCGAGTTCCTTGATGTGGTCAATGTAGTTGCGCCCCACGCAGACGATCTTGCTGGGTTCAGCGGGAGCCAGGAGGGTGACACTCCGGCGGCTGACACTCTCGCCCGTTTCCTCGCCGCCCATGCTGCGCGTTACCCGGATGTTTTCACCGTCTAGGCGGCCCCAGCGCACGCCCTGATTGTCTCTAAACCGAATCAGCTTCATGTGAGGAGTCTAGCGCGGGGCCGGACGGGGGAGAGCGGGCAGCCGTTTGCCGCGTGAACTTTGTTACCAAAGCCCAGCCGCCCAGCAGGCCACAATGCCTTTATGAAACGCCCTGCCCCCGATCCCGTCCACTCCGGCCAAGAATCGGTGTGGGCTTACCCGCGCCCGCCAAGACTGGAACGCACCTCCAAGCACCTGCAAATCTGGCTGGGCGGCGAGTTGATCGCCGATACCGCCCAGAGTACGCATCCGGCTTTTCGGGTGCTGGAAACTTCGCACCCGCCCGGTTACTACCTGCCGCCCGACGCCTTCAAAGCGGGCGTGCTGAGCTTGGCCCGGGGCCGTAGCGCCTGCGAGTGGAAGGGCGAGGCGACGTACTGGACCCTGCGTGGCGGGCAGGGCGCTCAGCAAAAAGTCGCCGAGCAAGCCGCCTGGAGCTACGAGCAGCCGACGCTGGCCTTCCGCGAGATGGCCGGGTATCTGGCCGTTTATCCGGGCAAAATGGATCAGTGCCGGGTGGAGGGTGAAGTGGTCACGCCGCAGCCGGGTCAGTTTTACGGCGGCTGGATTACGGCGGATATCAAGGGGCCGTTTAAGGGCGAGGCCGGAACGATGGGCTGGTAAGCGGTTGACCAGCAGTTCGGGGCTGTCACGGCGTCAATGGGCTTTGGCATCCTTTTGACAGAGCCTTGTCAGCTTCTCAGGGTAAACTTAAGGGTATGGACAACACAAACCTCGACGATTACCTTGCCAATTTGGGCATCAGTGAGGGCGACGAAGCCCCCAACGTGGTCGAGGCCGCTTTGGGAAGCGCTGCGCCGCCGATGGAAAGCCAAGACGCCTTCAGCGTGTTCGAGCAGTTTATGCACGGCGTGATCGAACACCTCGGCCAAGACTTGACCCTGACGGTGCGCGACACTGGCGAAGCGCTGGAAGCCGACATCGGCGGCGAGCGGGCCGGCAAGCTGGCGGGCCGTGACGGGCGCACGCTGGGCGCAATCGAAGTGCTGGCTTACGCGGTGCTGGCTAAGCACGCCGGACGCAGCGACGTGCGGGTGCGGGTCGACGCGGGCGGTTTCAAGCGCCGTCAGGCCGACAACCTCGGCAAGCTGGCTGAGCGGCTGGCGGTGCAGGTGGCCAAGAGCGGCGAAGTCCACGCCTTGCAGCCGATGTCGCCCGCCGAGCGCCGGGTCATTCACGTGGCGCTCAAAGACCACTCGCTGGTCACGACCGAATCGGTGGGCGAAGGTGCGGGCCGCCACCTGGTGATCAAGCCGCGCACCGAAATGACCGAGTGAGCTTCATTTCGCCTTTGCCCTGCCCGTCGCTTCCCGGCTGTGAGCTGAGTGGCTGAGGTGAGCACAGACGCCTCGCCGCCAGACCCCGCCGAGCCTCAGGCGGATACGCTGGGAACGGCGCTGCGCGGCACCGTCCGGCGGCTGCGGCAAGCGGGCGTGCCCTCACCCGAAGCCGACGCCCGCGAGCTGGTGCAGCGGGCCACTGGGCTGAGCCGCCTCGAACTGCTGATGGGCAGCGAACAGCCGCTCAAGGCGCGGGAGCTTTGGCAGCTCGAACACCTGACCCAGCGCCGCGAGGCCCGTGAGCCGCTGCAACACCTGCTCGGTGAAGTGGAGTGGGGCGACTTGCGCCTGCGCGTCTCAACCGCCG from Deinococcus detaillensis includes these protein-coding regions:
- a CDS encoding Jag family protein, which gives rise to MDNTNLDDYLANLGISEGDEAPNVVEAALGSAAPPMESQDAFSVFEQFMHGVIEHLGQDLTLTVRDTGEALEADIGGERAGKLAGRDGRTLGAIEVLAYAVLAKHAGRSDVRVRVDAGGFKRRQADNLGKLAERLAVQVAKSGEVHALQPMSPAERRVIHVALKDHSLVTTESVGEGAGRHLVIKPRTEMTE
- a CDS encoding S41 family peptidase, producing the protein MSKLKNTFLTLGLALLSSAQASPASDLFGRVSELFQKEYYGWSETDRSALTDKYAAELQTRCAPEGEACSFDTGRAVLKDMFDTFHDDHTSVRDAESAQRLLEVQNDMSVPRTGLRVIKQPEGLLVVGVQPGSPAEEAGVNLYDLIQSVNGAAAGKDKPVDSLAFVRLERASTPMTLSVQRPKSVLKLLSVTPKMMKARDEPSLSFPKAGVALINFPTFLSGDSAPLFLAKIKEAQQAGARELVIDLRYNGGGRLDQCVAAASIFKPVVYQARFRGGGWSYGGLGGEQAPALSARIDHQSHVWNGPAAILIGENTASCAEVFTFFAQKSGVKAVGSSTKGVGNSGVNFYPLPDQGIFSLTMLRAYDEDGQPLPDHITPDISAPTDLRALTESGDDTTLDAALRVLSDETAAAAAADTK
- a CDS encoding class I SAM-dependent methyltransferase; translation: MRNEEQPTQPNAAGSGAASPKRSRLRLRLTPAAEGHIRRGHPWVYESSVREQNREGESGELAVIYDRQDRFLAVGLYDPHSPLRLRVLHAGSPLNLDTAWWKRHLELSVQRRAALFGPDTDGYRLINGESDGWPGLVLDRYASTLVLKLYTSSWLPHLGLLLELLSGRFGNGFSNSAPDSAPNADVPPQAGAESSSLRVVLRLSRNTQKLAAEQGFSDGQVLLGEDLSGPIIFQEYGLNFEADVLRGQKTGFFLDQRENRRIVGSMVEKLVQQGDGRRVLNAFSFSGGFSLASARAGAAEAVCVDISKHALESSRRNFALNYSMPGVSRCFHRTVQADVFAWLGKTLPADAETSEPFTREPFDLIVLDPPSLARRETEREGAVHAYGRLSRQALERLRPGGVLMAASCSSHVSAEEFFEAVRTSARRSGRNWKELRTTRHAPDHHATFTEAEYLKAIYLRVE
- a CDS encoding fumarylacetoacetate hydrolase family protein, producing the protein MKLIRFRDNQGVRWGRLDGENIRVTRSMGGEETGESVSRRSVTLLAPAEPSKIVCVGRNYIDHIKELGNDTGELPREPGLFLKAANTLAEDGGSVAYPEWSENFHFEGELALVISQTAKNLTPVEVPAAILGYTCAIDLTARDKQKTDLQWFRAKAADRFCPLGPSLETQFDPTDVRICTRINGETKQDSRTSFMIFDVVQILTYVTRYVTLERGDVVLTGTPSGVGPLERGDRVEVEIDGLDMLSTQIV
- a CDS encoding sulfite exporter TauE/SafE family protein, with protein sequence MILAVVAIGLLAGVLGAILGLGGGVVVVPALQFVLPLFGHAISITQAVAISQIGVLAVGVAGTAGYLQKGMIRARTGYLLSPYTIIGGTLGSYLGLVLPAKAVATVFAFLLLYSAYNLLRGLKRIEQEREPSKLVPPAMGFAGIMSGLLGIGGGTVQVPVMNLLAGIPIREAIATSTFIMGLTAVANALIYSAGGLLDFHLAAAVAAGILIGARAGTNLATRISAQNLKVLFSALLIFTALQMLWKYWL
- a CDS encoding DUF427 domain-containing protein, with the translated sequence MKRPAPDPVHSGQESVWAYPRPPRLERTSKHLQIWLGGELIADTAQSTHPAFRVLETSHPPGYYLPPDAFKAGVLSLARGRSACEWKGEATYWTLRGGQGAQQKVAEQAAWSYEQPTLAFREMAGYLAVYPGKMDQCRVEGEVVTPQPGQFYGGWITADIKGPFKGEAGTMGW